A part of Aegilops tauschii subsp. strangulata cultivar AL8/78 chromosome 2, Aet v6.0, whole genome shotgun sequence genomic DNA contains:
- the LOC109733520 gene encoding beta-hexosaminidase 2-like, with translation MAAKEAFLAVVLLLSLLSSPLPSGAQASVFPVNVWPKPTSMSWAEPLAAIPVSASFRIVGTSGNSPYLVSATQRYTALLFAERYRPIVRPAVNVTAGGPALQSLTVSVSDLSAPLQDGVDESYELEILPTGVATITAATVWGAMHGLESFSQLAWRGRQGELLVAAGVRVEDKPLYQHRGLMLDTGRTYFPVVDILRTIDTMAANKMNVFHWHITDSQSFPIELPSEPMLAEMGAYGEDMRYTVKDVQRIVEFAMSRGVRVVPEIDAPGHTASWAGAYPEAVSCAGKFWLPDASDWGSRLAAEPGSGQLNPLEPKTYEVVANIINDITSMFPEGLYHAGADEVTPGCWETDPSIQADMEKGGTLSQLLERYVRAVHPHVVSKNRTVVFWEDVLLDVEVNVSSSVIPPATTILQTWNNGANNTKLIVQAGYRAIVSSASFYYLDCGHGDFVGNNSVYDDQRSDYKTDGGSWCGPFKTWQRVYDYDIAYGLTAEEAKLVIGGEVALWTEQADSTVLDARIWPRASAMAEALWSGNRDASGRKRYAEATDRLNDWRHRMVGRGIRAEPIQPLWCRTRPGMCDLVR, from the exons ATGGCGGCGAAGGAGGCCTTTCTCGCCGTCGTCCTGCTCCTGTCCTTGCTGAGCTCGCCGCTGCCGTCGGGCGCCCAGGCATCGGTGTTCCCCGTCAATGTCTGGCCCAAGCCGACGTCCATGTCCTGGGCGGAGCCTCTCGCCGCCATACCGGTGTCCGCGTCGTTCCGCATCGTGGGGACGTCCGGGAACAGCCCGTACCTCGTCTCCGCCACGCAGCGCTACACCGCGCTGCTCTTCGCCGAGAGGTACAGGCCCATCGTGCGGCCGGCGGTCAATGTCACCGCTGGGGGCCCCGCGCTCCAGAGCCTGACCGTGTCCGTGTCCGACCTGTCCGCCCCGCTCCAGGACGGCGTGGACGAGTCCTACGAGCTGGAAATCCTCCCCACGGGCGTGGCCACCATCACGGCGGCCACGGTGTGGGGCGCCATGCACGGGTTGGAGTCGTTCTCGCAGCTCGCGTGGAGGGGCCGGCAAGGGGAGCTGCTGGTGGCCGCCGGCGTGCGCGTGGAGGACAAGCCTTTGTACCAGCACCGTGGCCTGATGCTCGACACCGGGAGGACCTACTTCCCCGTCGTCGACATCCTGCGGACCATCGACACCATGGCGGCCAACAAGATGAACGTGTTCCACTGGCACATCACGGACTCGCAGTCGTTCCCCATCGAGCTGCCGTCCGAGCCGATGCTCGCTGAGATGGGCGCGTACGGTGAGGACATGAGGTACACCGTCAAGGACGTCCAGCGCATCGTCGAGTTCGCCATGAGCCGCGGCGTCCGCGTCGTGCCGGAGATCGACGCACCTG GCCACACGGCGTCGTGGGCCGGCGCGTACCCGGAGGCGGTCTCCTGCGCGGGCAAGTTCTGGCTGCCGGACGCGAGCGACTGGGGCAGCAGGCTCGCGGCCGAGCCGGGGTCCGGCCAGCTGAACCCGCTGGAGCCCAAGACGTACGAGGTGGTGGCCAACATCATCAACGACATCACCTCCATGTTCCCGGAGGGCCTCTACCACGCCGGCGCCGACGAGGTGACGCCGGGATGCTGGGAGACGGACCCGTCGATCCAGGCGGACATGGAGAAGGGCGGCACCCTGAGCCAGCTCCTGGAGCGGTACGTGCGCGCGGTGCACCCGCACGTGGTGTCCAAGAACCGCACGGTGGTGTTCTGGGAGGACGTGCTGCTGGACGTGGAGGTGAACGTGAGCTCGTCGGTGATCCCGCCCGCCACCACCATCCTGCAGACGTGGAACAACGGGGCCAACAACACGAAGCTGATCGTGCAGGCCGGTTACCGCGCCATCGTCTCCTCGGCCTCCTTCTACTACCTCGACTGCGGCCACGGCGACTTCGTCGGGAACAACAGCGTGTACGACGACCAGAGGAGCGACTACAAGACGGACGGGGGCTCCTGGTGCGGGCCGTTCAAGACGTGGCAGCGGGTGTACGACTACGACATCGCGTACGGGCTCACGGCGGAGGAGGCCAAGCTGGTCATCGGCGGCGAGGTGGCGCTGTGGACGGAGCAGGCCGACTCCACGGTGCTGGACGCCAGGATCTGGCCGCGGGCGTCGGCCATGGCGGAGGCGCTGTGGTCCGGCAACCGCGACGCGTCCGGCCGGAAGCGGTACGCGGAGGCCACGGACAGGCTCAACGACTGGCGGCACCGCATGGTGGGGCGAGGGATCCGCGCCGAGCCCATCCAGCCGCTCTGGTGCCGCACGCGCCCCGGAATGTGCGACCTGGTTCGATGA